The following proteins are co-located in the Vigna angularis cultivar LongXiaoDou No.4 chromosome 2, ASM1680809v1, whole genome shotgun sequence genome:
- the LOC108328854 gene encoding uncharacterized protein LOC108328854: protein MDCRIESTETHRNKCAACFRQFNKLEHLVEHMRISYHSVHEPTCGICRKHCRSFESLREHLIGPLPKQECRDIFAYRGCKFCLKVFDSPNSRRIHQEKCQHSGTNAGIIGRFSNLGLRDNLAISGGARGPQVVALACKMVGGGSDGSLDLCGRVCLTDEHENIIFHSYVKPPIPVTNYRYETTGIRPEYLRDAMPMRQVQRRIQDFLCNGEPMWTIRARGGRARILVGHGLDHDLECLQIEYRTEKIRDTAKYPPLMKTSKLSNSLKYLTQTYLGYDIQVGIQDPYDDCVATMRLYMRMRSQLHRTQDYPLVSDPQNRNNFASWRQSELERMTPEQMLEISRSDYYCWCFDSLYP, encoded by the exons ATGGATTGCAGAATAGAGAGTACAGAAACTCACAG GAATAAGTGTGCAGCATGCTTCAGACAGTTCAACAAACTGGAGCACCTTGTGGAGCACATGAGGATCTCGTATCATTCAGTTCATGAGCCAACCTGTGGCATTTGCAGGAAACACTGCAGGTCATTTGAGTCTCTAAGGGAACATCTCATAG GTCCATTGCCAAAGCAGGAATGCAGAGATATATTTGCCTATAGAGGGTGCAAGTTTTGCTTGAAAGTGTTTGACAGCCCTAATTCTCGCAGGATTCACCAAGAAAAATGCCAACACTCTGGAACAAATGCT GGAATAATTGGTCGCTTTTCAAACTTAGGACTTCGTGATAATTTGGCCATTAGTGGTGGAGCAAGAGGACCACAAGTAGTTGCATTAGCATGTAAAATGGTTGGAGGTGGCAGTGATGGCTCACTGGATCTCTGTGGAAGAGTGTGCTTAACCGATGAGCATGAGAACATCATATTCCATTCTTATGTGAAGCCACCAATTCCTGTCACAAACTACAG GTATGAGACAACAGGCATTAGACCAGAATACCTGAGGGATGCAATGCCAATGAGACAAGTTCAAAGGAGGATTCAAGATTTTCTTTGCAACGGTGAACCTATGTGGACAATTCGGGCAAGAGGAGGAAGAGCAAGGATTCTTGTGGGCCATGGTTTGGATCATGACCTTGAATGTCTGCAAATAGAATATCGAACAGAAAAGATAAG GGACACTGCAAAATACCCTCCTCTGATGAAAACGAGCAAGCTCAGCAACTCACTCAAGTACTTAACGCAAACATATCTTGG GTATGACATTCAAGTTGGAATTCAGGATCCTTATGATGACTGTGTGGCAACTATGAGGCTCTACATGAGAATGAGATCCCAACTACACAGAACACAGGATTACCCTTTGGTTTCTGACCCCCAGAACAGGAACAATTTTGCTTCGTGGAGGCAAAGTGAGCTTGAAAGAATGACTCCTGAACAGATGCTGGAAATATCAAGATCTGACTACTATTGCTGGTGCTTTGATTCCTTGTATCCCTGA